From Rhinopithecus roxellana isolate Shanxi Qingling chromosome 17, ASM756505v1, whole genome shotgun sequence, one genomic window encodes:
- the TOP1MT gene encoding DNA topoisomerase I, mitochondrial isoform X3 yields MSLSVKAEEVATFYGRMLDHEYTTKEVFRKNFFNDWRKEMTVEEREAIKSLDKCDFTEIHRYFVDKAAARKALTREEKQKLKEEAEKLQQEFGYCILDGHREKIGNFKTEPPGLFRGRGDHPKMGMLKRRVMPEDVVINCSRDSKIPEPPVGHQWKEVRSDNTVMWLAAWTESIQNSIKYIMLNPCSKLKGEKAWQKFETARRLQGFVDEIRSQYRADWKSQEMKTRQRAVALYFIDKLALRAGNEKEDGEAADTVGCCSLRVEHVQLHPEADGCQHVVEFDFLGKDSIRYYNRVPVEKPVYKNLQLFMKNKAPRDDLFDRLTTTSLNKHLQELMDGLTAKVFRTYNASITLQEQLRALTRAEDSIAAKILSYNRANRAVVILCNHQRATSSTFEKSMQNLQTKIQAKKEQVAEARAELRKARAEHKAQGDGKSRSVLEKKRRLLEKLQEQLAWLSVQATDKEENKQVALGTSKLNYLDPRISIAWCKRFRVPVEKIYSKTQRERFAWALAMAGEDFEF; encoded by the exons GAAATGACAGTGGAAGAGAGAGAAGCCATCAAGAGCCTGGACAAGTGTGACTTCACGGAGATCCACAGATACTTTGTGGACAAGGCCGCAGCCCGGAAAGCCCTGACCAGGGAGGAGAAGCAG AAGCTAAAAGAAGAGGCAGAAAAACTTCAGCAAGAGTTCGGCTACTGTATTTTAGATGGTCACCGAGAAAAAATAGGCAATTTCAAGACTGAGCCGCCTGGCTTGTTCCGTGGCCGTGGCGACCATCCCAAGATGGGGATGTTGAAGAGGAGGGTCATGCCGGAGGATGTGGTCATCAACTGCAGCAG GGACTCGAAGATCCCTGAGCCACCAGTGGGACACCAGTGGAAGGAGGTGCGCTCCGATAACACTGTCATGTGGCTGGCAGCGTGGACCGAGAGCATTCAGAACTCCATCAAGTACATCATGCTGAACCCTTGCTCGAAGCTGAAG GGGGAGAAAGCTTGGCAGAAGTTTGAAACAGCTCGACGCCTGCAGGGATTTGTGGACGAGATCCGCTCCCAGTACCGGGCTGATTGGAAGTCTCAGGAAATGAAGACAAGACAGCGGGCGGTGGCCCTGTATTTCATCGATAAG CTGGCGCTGAGAGCGGGAAATGAGAAGGAGGACGGTGAGGCGGCTGACACCGTGGGCTGCTGTTCCCTCCGCGTGGAGCACGTCCAGCTGCACCCGGAGGCTGATGGCTGCCAACACGTGGTGGAATTTGACTTCCTGGGGAAGGACTCCATCCGCTACTACAACAGAGTGCCGGTGGAGAAGCCT gTGTACAAGAACTTACAGCTCTTTATGAAGAACAAGGCCCCCCGGGACGACCTCTTCGACAGGCTGACC ACGACCAGCCTGAACAAACACCTCCAGGAGCTGATGGACGGGCTGACGGCCAAGGTGTTCCGGACCTACAACGCCTCCATCACTCTGCAGGAGCAGCTGCGGGCCCTGACACGTG CCGAGGACAGCATAGCAGCCAAGATCTTATCCTACAACCGAGCCAACCGAGCCGTGGTCATTCTCTGCAACCATCAGCGAGCGACCTCCAGCACGTTTGAGAAGTCGATGCAGAATCTCCAGACCAAG ATCCAGGCGAAGAAGGAGCAGGTGGCTGAGGCCAGGGCAGAGCTGAGGAAGGCAAGGGCCGAGCACAAAGCCCAAGGGGATGGCAAGTCCAGGAG TGTCCTGGAGAAGAAGAGGCGGCTCCTGGAGAAGCTGCAGGAGCAGCTGGCGTGGCTGAGTGTGCAGGCCACGGACAAGGAGGAGAACAAGCAGGTGGCTCTGGGCACGTCCAAGCTCAACTACCTGGACCCCAGGATCAGCATTGCCTG GTGCAAGCGGTTCAGGGTGCCAGTGGAGAAGATCTACAGCAAAACACAGCGGGAGAGGTTCGCCTGGGCTCTCGCCATGGCAGGAGAAGACTTTGAATTCTAA